A genomic window from Osmerus eperlanus chromosome 5, fOsmEpe2.1, whole genome shotgun sequence includes:
- the LOC134021441 gene encoding octopamine receptor 2-like — protein sequence MRSVSLDYGNITNWKDYSDIAFLTANSVVLLFTSCVGIAANLFVILAVYHQKSLRTWNNALLVNLAVIDIFRCAIDCPILLAILLTNQQGYVDGLLCDAQVVSFSFSFCIQLLTLAGISAERYQAIAHPFQTKERRRRVLIMIPFTWSIAILVAVFCFTSLKDSPVYVQCRGLGVEILPSYDTFGLYILLPLWSVCFAVIIGFYSRIFAIVRAHGRKIFDKGTVLKQGKSKEEKKEDDSKVNNKGQEEVHDKNNQTNEQTVSLEQAVSLEQTVGLEQQVMPGEIKASHTDAPADPINSPSKTTKSPKRAGVTFREGALTVIDLDEGVTAPSERLEVSELEQQPVSCEAQDVVALPETEAIQSVTISAPDQNEDVDGAVCMMPSMASKERAKKKKEGKMAKRSGYIILTFLIFWIPLIVMILVNFFINREKHAGMKITQDLEVLSVSVSCLTSVSNPITYAVVNPQFRTVFYTFRNKCKSFFSG from the exons ATGAGATCTGTGTCACTGGATTATGGGAATATTACCAATTGGAAAGATTACTCTGACATTGCTTTTTTAACAGCGAACAGTGTGGTCTTGCTCTTCACTTCGTGTGTGGGTATCGCGGCAAACTTATTTGTTATTTTAGCAGTGTACCACCAAAAATCACTGCGTACTTGGAATAATGCTCTACTGGTGAATCTGGCGGTCATAGACATTTTCCGTTGCGCAATTGACTGTCCCATTCTCCTAGCAATTCTTTTGACTAACCAACAAGGCTATGTTGATGGACTGTTGTGCGATGCTCAAGTAGTCTCTTTTTCCTTCAGTTTCTGCATTCAGTTGCTTACCTTAGCAGGCATAAGTGCAGAGAGATATCAGGCCATTGCGCACCCTTTTCAGACAAAAGAACGCCGAAGAAGGGTTTTAATTATGATTCCCTTCACCTGGTCCATTGCCATCCTTGTGGCAGTTTTTTGTTTTACATCACTGAAAGACTCACCTGTATATGTACAATGCAGAGGACTAGGCGTGGAAATCCTCCCCTCATATGACACCTTTGGACTATACATTTTACTTCCGCTATGGTCAGTTTGTTTTGCTGTCATCATTGGATTCTATTCTCGGATTTTTGCAATAGTAAGAGCACACGGTCGGAAAATATTTGACAAGGGTACTGTGCTTAAACAGGGCAAAAGTaaagaagagaaaaaggaaGATGACTCAAAGGTCAATAATAAAGGTCAAGAGGAAGTCCATGATAAAAACAATCAAACAAATGAGCAGACAGTAAGTCTGGAGCAGGCAGTCAGTCTGGAGCAGACTGTAGGACTAGAGCAGCAGGTGATGCCAGGTGAAATAAAGGCATCTCATACAGATGCTCCAGCTGATCCCATTAACTCTCCTAGTAAAACCACCAAAAGTCCGAAGCGTGCAGGTGTGACATTCAGGGAAGGAGCGCTCACAGTCATTGATTTGGACGAGGGGGTGACAGCTCCCTCAGAGCGCCTGGAAGTCAGTGAGCTTGAGCAGCAGCCTGTTAGCTGTGAAGCACAAGACGTTGTAGCTTTACCTGAGACTGAAGCCATACAGTCTGTTACAATTAGTGCCCCGGATCAAAATGAAGACGTGGATGGCGCTGTCTGTATGATGCCATCAATGGCCAGCAAAGAAAGAGCGAAAAAAAAGAAGGAGGGTAAAATGGCCAAGCGCTCTGGGTACATTATTCTCACTTTCCTCATATTTTGGATACCATTGATAGTAATGATCCTAGTGAACTTTTTTATCAACAGAGAGAAACATGCTGGG ATGAAGATCACTCAGGATCTAgaagttctctctgtctctgtttcctgtttgacGTCGGTCAGCAACCCAATAACCTATGCTGTAGTCAACCCTCAGTTTAGGACAGTGTTTTATACCTtcagaaataaatgtaaatcctTTTTTTCGGGGTAG